One Bacteriovorax sp. PP10 DNA window includes the following coding sequences:
- a CDS encoding sulfite exporter TauE/SafE family protein yields the protein MSDLLTNFQNFFPWVSFIAGLGGSLHCVGMCGGLVTATCDKNNDIIRYQLGRLLGYLGLGLFAGFIGSLFKFEQTSPAIAIIPGLVIGLLFLYWGIQNWRGKKAELPMPKFMGKLYSYLWKKLVYKNVNFSKSFFTGLISIFLPCGLLYGVVLGGVAVQHPLMALISMFFFWLGTVPSMVTAPHILRKILNPLRNKLPKTYGATLVLIGLLTVSFRVMAYYDLHSKAKESGIVTEHMCH from the coding sequence TTGTCGGACCTACTCACTAACTTTCAAAACTTTTTTCCCTGGGTTTCTTTTATAGCGGGGCTCGGGGGAAGTCTTCACTGTGTTGGAATGTGCGGGGGACTTGTCACAGCAACATGTGATAAAAATAACGATATCATTCGCTATCAGCTAGGACGACTGCTTGGCTATTTAGGACTAGGACTCTTTGCAGGCTTCATAGGGAGTCTGTTTAAATTTGAACAAACTTCCCCTGCTATCGCCATCATCCCTGGCCTGGTCATCGGCCTGCTTTTTTTATATTGGGGAATTCAAAACTGGCGAGGAAAAAAAGCAGAACTACCAATGCCTAAATTCATGGGGAAATTGTATTCTTACTTATGGAAAAAACTTGTCTATAAAAACGTAAATTTTTCTAAATCTTTTTTTACAGGCCTTATTTCTATTTTTCTGCCCTGTGGTCTGCTCTATGGAGTTGTTCTTGGTGGAGTGGCCGTTCAACACCCCTTAATGGCACTCATCTCTATGTTTTTCTTTTGGCTTGGTACTGTCCCATCAATGGTGACGGCCCCACATATTTTAAGAAAGATTTTAAATCCGTTAAGAAATAAACTTCCAAAAACCTATGGTGCGACTCTTGTGTTAATTGGTTTACTGACTGTTAGCTTCCGAGTCATGGCCTATTACGACCTTCATAGCAAAGCAAAAGAAAGCGGGATTGTTACGGAGCATATGTGCCACTAA
- a CDS encoding cbb3-type cytochrome c oxidase N-terminal domain-containing protein → MKEETKLHVQEDEKHLLLDHSYDGIQELNHPLPSWWAFMFYAGIAYAVAYFAYYQFLGGPSLRDEFNKDYAVIVASQAEFKKKEGLFNHEIYSVHSTPAEIKKGEEVFTNNCVACHMEKGRGDIGPNLTDEYWLWAKGTPDTIYPVVFNGVVENGMPNWSEVLSRDEIYQVVAYVQTLHLTHQPQGKAPQGNKVE, encoded by the coding sequence GTGAAAGAAGAAACTAAACTTCATGTGCAGGAAGATGAAAAACATTTATTGCTCGACCATAGTTACGATGGGATTCAGGAATTAAACCATCCTCTTCCTTCGTGGTGGGCCTTCATGTTTTACGCCGGCATTGCTTATGCTGTCGCCTATTTTGCTTATTATCAATTTTTAGGCGGCCCTAGTTTGCGCGATGAATTCAACAAAGACTATGCAGTCATTGTTGCTTCTCAAGCTGAGTTTAAAAAGAAAGAAGGTCTCTTTAACCATGAGATTTATAGCGTACACTCAACACCTGCTGAAATAAAAAAAGGTGAAGAAGTTTTTACCAACAACTGTGTGGCCTGCCATATGGAAAAAGGCCGTGGAGATATCGGGCCAAACTTAACTGATGAGTACTGGCTATGGGCCAAAGGAACTCCCGATACAATTTATCCAGTCGTCTTTAATGGCGTTGTGGAGAACGGAATGCCGAACTGGTCTGAAGTTTTAAGTAGAGATGAAATTTATCAGGTTGTGGCCTATGTGCAGACTCTGCACTTAACACATCAACCACAAGGTAAAGCACCTCAAGGAAATAAAGTTGAGTAA
- a CDS encoding FAD:protein FMN transferase, translated as MKDIICSRNYQVMGGEFQFLCFPQSFLSKKDVYRLFDEAYDEVKRIEVKFTDFRPGFFNDINKYAGVRPVEVDEETIYLIKESMTVSQKSHGTFDISFASIGHLWRAQKEQNKVLEQETIKEHLKFIDYKLIQIDEVNKTVYLPYPQMKIGLGGIGKGYAVDQVYKYFIKKGLYNFYINGAGDIRVHSRLDAPRKWRIGIRNPLSADASKSVGIIQMGEGAIASSGGYIHNVNGDKFNHHIIHPKTGISTKEVIASTVIANDAITADTTATILMNMGKVEAVNYLNEHNLNGLVFCSEGRSYLSNRALNNFGMSLS; from the coding sequence ATGAAAGATATCATTTGCAGTAGAAATTATCAGGTTATGGGGGGAGAGTTTCAGTTTCTGTGCTTCCCTCAGTCTTTTTTATCTAAAAAAGATGTATACAGGCTATTTGACGAAGCTTATGACGAAGTCAAAAGAATCGAAGTTAAGTTCACTGACTTTAGGCCAGGATTCTTTAATGATATTAATAAATATGCTGGAGTTCGACCTGTAGAGGTTGATGAAGAAACAATTTATTTAATTAAAGAGTCCATGACTGTTTCACAAAAATCTCATGGAACATTTGATATTAGTTTTGCCAGCATTGGACATCTTTGGCGGGCACAGAAAGAACAAAATAAAGTTCTTGAGCAAGAAACGATTAAAGAACATTTAAAGTTTATTGATTATAAACTGATTCAAATTGATGAAGTGAATAAAACAGTTTATCTGCCTTATCCACAAATGAAAATCGGGCTTGGAGGAATTGGCAAAGGTTATGCTGTCGATCAGGTTTATAAATATTTTATTAAAAAAGGTCTTTATAATTTTTATATCAATGGAGCAGGAGATATCAGAGTTCATAGTCGATTAGATGCTCCCAGGAAATGGCGTATTGGAATTAGAAATCCATTATCAGCAGATGCCAGTAAATCAGTAGGAATCATTCAGATGGGAGAGGGGGCGATCGCTTCTTCCGGTGGATATATTCATAATGTAAATGGAGATAAGTTTAATCATCATATCATTCATCCTAAGACCGGAATTTCCACTAAAGAAGTCATTGCCAGCACCGTGATTGCAAATGATGCCATTACCGCTGATACGACGGCCACAATCTTAATGAATATGGGGAAAGTTGAAGCTGTAAATTATTTGAATGAACACAATCTTAATGGGCTCGTGTTTTGTTCAGAGGGACGAAGTTATCTCTCAAATAGAGCTTTAAATAATTTTGGAATGTCTCTGAGTTAG
- a CDS encoding cbb3-type cytochrome oxidase subunit 3 has protein sequence MKQEALSQFNLPWLPITGLIIFIACFSLYTYWTYKKENKEVYDQASMLPLEEAKSERRN, from the coding sequence ATGAAACAAGAAGCTTTAAGTCAGTTTAATTTGCCGTGGCTTCCAATAACAGGACTGATCATCTTTATTGCGTGTTTTAGTCTTTACACTTATTGGACTTATAAAAAAGAAAATAAAGAAGTTTACGACCAAGCGTCGATGTTACCGCTTGAGGAGGCGAAGAGTGAAAGAAGAAACTAA
- the ccoG gene encoding cytochrome c oxidase accessory protein CcoG, with protein MSKNRFDLDAERLATTDEQGHRVYLHPEDVQGPWKNRRHIVYWFLIVLYLVLPWIYIKGKPALLVDIFNREFTFIGFTFFGVDPILFFLIAISSLFFIAFMTSLFGRVWCGWGCPQTVFIQALFMKVETFFEGTPRQRRELEQAPMSFSKLFKKSMKWLVFTVISLHIAHTFIGYFVGPRELFQMTMQNPINHVGMFIATMIISGIFLLDFGWFREQFCIIACPYGRMQSVMMDENSLVIAYDVKRGEPRRGTTEVERSDEGDCINCYNCVKVCPTGIDIRRGTQLECIACTNCIDACDEIMIKIKKPTGLIRYGSEVELQGGERKIITVRSIIYICITLLFLGSIFAFLNNSSKLQLIFMRGKETYTQNVNEVTNRFTLKLNHQGSRTYNLIFKMTDPTLVDKVKIVTPVSPLPVDQHEKRVIIFFRFSPEILVDGAKKINVDVYDQTTSEVVATKEVVLVGPTH; from the coding sequence TTGAGTAAGAATAGATTTGATCTGGACGCCGAACGACTTGCTACCACAGATGAACAAGGCCACAGGGTGTATTTGCACCCTGAGGATGTTCAGGGCCCATGGAAAAACAGAAGGCATATTGTCTATTGGTTTTTGATTGTGCTCTACCTCGTTCTTCCCTGGATTTACATCAAAGGAAAACCAGCACTGCTGGTTGATATCTTTAATAGAGAATTTACTTTTATCGGGTTCACTTTTTTTGGAGTGGACCCGATTTTGTTTTTTCTGATTGCTATCTCCTCACTTTTTTTTATTGCTTTCATGACCAGTCTTTTTGGACGAGTCTGGTGTGGATGGGGTTGTCCACAGACCGTTTTCATTCAAGCGCTTTTTATGAAAGTTGAAACGTTCTTTGAAGGGACTCCCAGACAAAGGCGCGAATTAGAGCAAGCTCCGATGAGCTTTAGTAAATTATTTAAAAAATCAATGAAGTGGTTAGTCTTCACTGTTATCTCTCTACATATCGCTCATACCTTTATCGGATACTTTGTGGGCCCTCGAGAATTATTTCAAATGACCATGCAAAATCCGATTAACCATGTTGGGATGTTTATTGCGACAATGATCATCTCAGGTATTTTCTTATTAGACTTTGGCTGGTTTAGAGAGCAGTTTTGTATTATTGCATGCCCTTATGGCAGAATGCAGTCTGTAATGATGGATGAGAACTCACTTGTAATTGCTTACGATGTTAAACGAGGCGAACCACGAAGAGGGACAACTGAAGTCGAGAGATCAGACGAAGGTGATTGTATCAACTGCTATAATTGCGTAAAGGTCTGCCCTACGGGGATTGATATTAGAAGAGGAACTCAGCTGGAATGCATTGCTTGCACAAACTGTATTGATGCTTGTGATGAGATCATGATTAAAATAAAAAAACCTACCGGGCTGATTCGTTATGGTTCAGAAGTTGAGCTTCAGGGTGGTGAGAGAAAAATTATAACCGTACGCTCGATAATCTATATCTGCATCACACTCCTATTTCTTGGAAGTATTTTCGCTTTCTTAAATAACAGCTCTAAACTGCAATTGATCTTCATGAGAGGAAAGGAAACTTATACTCAAAACGTGAATGAAGTGACAAATCGCTTTACTCTCAAGCTTAATCACCAAGGGAGTCGTACCTATAATTTAATTTTTAAAATGACTGATCCTACACTGGTAGATAAAGTCAAAATCGTCACACCAGTCTCTCCACTTCCTGTAGACCAACATGAAAAGCGCGTGATTATCTTTTTTAGATTTTCTCCGGAGATCCTAGTAGACGGTGCGAAGAAAATAAATGTTGATGTCTATGATCAAACAACAAGCGAAGTAGTTGCAACAAAGGAGGTCGTACTTGTCGGACCTACTCACTAA